The Paenibacillus sp. BIC5C1 DNA segment GTACGGTAATATTTTCAAACATCTCAAGGAGAATGTACACAACATTGATAAAGTGCAGCTGAGTGCACACTGTCATAACGATCTGGGGATGGCAACTGCCAACACGCTTGCAGCCATTCTGAATGGAGCCGATCAAATTGAGGGCACCATTAACGGAATTGGTGAACGTGCAGGTAATACTGCGATTGAAGAGATCGCCATGGCACTCGAGACACGTCAGGAATTTTTCCAGGCGAAAACTTCGCTGCAACTTTCTGAAATTGCTCGGACCAGTCGTCTAGTGAGTCGTTTGACGGGTATGGTTGTGCCTGGAAATAAAGCGATTGTTGGTGCGAATGCATTTGCACACGAATCCGGAATTCACCAGGATGGCATGCTGAAGGAGAAAACAACCTACGAAATTATGACGCCAGAGACTATTGGTCTGAAGGAAAGCAAGCTCGTATTGGGTAAACACTCGGGGCGTCATGCATTCCGTGAGCGCCTGATTGAGTTGGGTTATGAACTGGAAGATGAAGCATTGAACCGTGCTTTTGCCCAATTCAAAGATCTGGCTGATAAGAAAAAAGAAGTAACTGATGAGGATTTGCTGGCGGTCATTGAAGAGAAATTGCAGGATGCACCTGAGGTGTTTAAACTGGAATCGATCTTTGTGACGTATGGTGATGAATCCACTCCAACGGCTAAAGTTCGTATTGCTACACTTGATGGTGATACGGTGGAACAACAAGCAGAAGGAAATGGATCGGTAGATGCCATATATAATGCGATTGATCAAGTGAGCGGAGAAGAAGTAACGTTATCCGACTACTCAATCAAATCTGTTACGCATGGTAAAGACGCATTGGGAGAAGTACACGTCGTACTTACTCAAAACCAAATATCTGTACAAGGACGCGGTGTAAGTACTGATATTCTGGGTGCCAGTGCACGTGCTTATGTCGATGGATTGAACAAATTGATTGAGAAACGCAAGACCTATACGGATCGCGTTAACGTGAACCTATAACACATCATTTGCAGCAAGCAAAGCTCTTCATTG contains these protein-coding regions:
- a CDS encoding 2-isopropylmalate synthase, translating into MRKIYVFDTTLRDGEQSPGVNLNTREKVEIAHQLERLGIDRMEAGFPAASPGDLAAVNAVAKAVKNVTVIGLSRSREQDIDAVKEALKGAQDPCIHIFLATSPIHRQHKLRMDRAQVLDTARSAIRYAKKTFSKLEFSLEDAGRTEYDFLVEMVNMAVEEGAAVVNIPDTVGYLSPYEYGNIFKHLKENVHNIDKVQLSAHCHNDLGMATANTLAAILNGADQIEGTINGIGERAGNTAIEEIAMALETRQEFFQAKTSLQLSEIARTSRLVSRLTGMVVPGNKAIVGANAFAHESGIHQDGMLKEKTTYEIMTPETIGLKESKLVLGKHSGRHAFRERLIELGYELEDEALNRAFAQFKDLADKKKEVTDEDLLAVIEEKLQDAPEVFKLESIFVTYGDESTPTAKVRIATLDGDTVEQQAEGNGSVDAIYNAIDQVSGEEVTLSDYSIKSVTHGKDALGEVHVVLTQNQISVQGRGVSTDILGASARAYVDGLNKLIEKRKTYTDRVNVNL